The following are from one region of the Littorina saxatilis isolate snail1 linkage group LG2, US_GU_Lsax_2.0, whole genome shotgun sequence genome:
- the LOC138959181 gene encoding uncharacterized protein: protein MVRTKPSTTRGAPKSTKKRTDQVKSQWKAKKSAQSASVLTDVTECVPVLGSSASATFSASIPSTENILGTKTRSEFKKESYERFVSGGVDTKSSAATETLVKTQRGVVDFAEVDSMVASLCCPQCKNKCLSLCTDSRPTSGLAVFAQVNCSSCEEPVYEQYLATKFKSKTKVFDMNRQAVYSSLACGLGATTFRNFCENMDLAGLHHKTFHTHASQLFTQLEGFRKHVFSETVAYVREVHARYCGTTLGVDDTLNIIVSYDGTWLTRGHSSHIGVGCAVDLLTGLCVDAHVMCTYCQVCESTGQKLFQEKPEEYAAWLVDHLDKCEVNYKGSSGMMEVEAARVIWRRSVNTNKLRYTTLLSDGDSKTFTELNDIKPYGEDIHIDKEECVNHVSKRLGTALRNMVTDCRKRGVTLGGRGRGQLTGNAIRKLQIYYNRAIRSNKDVCSMKKAIMASLYHCFSTDENPQHELCPAGESSWCFFQEALAKHQVPGPHKHLIHTPLNEEKLAAHLLPIYERLSEEHLLSRCVSGKTQNANECLHSLIWSRCAKDHFASRSRVEFAVLTAIREFNFGPAAAADSAQFFGFQTGHHMKRLGAARMHKRVRNSLKAVRDKQSKRRDKVRAAKSKRLEELVQLEGGPAYAAGMF, encoded by the exons atggttcgcaccaagccatcaacaaccagAGGAGCCCCAAAATCTACGAAAAAGAGGACAGATCAAGTGAAGAGTCAATGGAAGGCGAAGAAATCAGCGCAATCAGCTTCTGTGCTGACTGACGTGACAGAATGTGTGCCGGTTTTGGggtcgtctgctagtgctacaTTTTCCGCGTCGATTCCTTCCACTGAAAACATTCTCGGCACGAAGACAAGAAGTGAGTTCAAAAAAGAATCGTATGAGAGGTTTGTTTCCGGTGGAGTTGACACTAAGTCATCTGCTGCTACTGAAACCCTGGTAAAAACCCAGAGGGGTGTTGTAGACTTTGCCGAAGTAGACAGTATGGTTGCAAGTTTGTGCTGTCCACAGTGCAAAAACAAGTGCTTGTCTCTTTGCACAGACTCCAGACCAACAAGTGGCTTGGCAGTATTTGCCCAGGTGAACTGTTCTTCGTGCGAAGAGCCTGTGTATGAACAGTATCTGGCGACAAAATTTAAATCCAAGACAAAAGTGTTCGACATGAACAGACAGGCAGTGTATTCCTCGCTTGCTTGTGGACTGGGAGCCACCACATTCAgaaatttctgtgaaaacatggATTTAGCTGGACTTCACCACAAGACCTTTCATACTCATGCCAGCCAACTATTCACACAACTAGAGGGATTCCGGAAGCATGTGTTCAGTGAGACTGTTGCATATGTTCGAGAAGTTCATGCAAGATACTGTGGCACTACTCTTGGTGTCGATGACACCCTGAACATTATTGTGAGCTATGATGGCACCTGGCTTACTCGTGGACACTCTTCGCACATTGGAGTTGGGTGTGCTGTGGACTTACTTACTGGACTCTGTGTTGATGCCCATGTCATGTGTACCTACTGCCAGGTGTGCGAGTCTACGGGGCAGAAGCTGTTTCAGGAAAAACCAGAGGAGTATGCGGCCTGGCTCGTGGACCACTTGGACAAGTGTGAGGTGAACTATAAAG gCTCATCAGGGATGATGGAGGTGGAAGCAGCCCGTGTCATATGGCGTCGATCGGTGAACACCAACAAGCTTCGCTACACAACACTTCTGTCGGACGGTGACTCCAAGACTTTTACAGAGCTCAACGACATCAAGCCCTATGGTGAGGATATTCACATTGACAAGGAAGAGTGTGTGAACCATGTGAGTAAACGACTTGGTACAGCTCTTCGCAACATGGTGACAGACTGCCGAAAGCGAGGGGTGACTCTTGGTGGACGTGGAAGGGGTCAGCTGACAGGCAATGCCATACGCAAGCTACAGATTTACTACAACCGGGCAATTCGTAGCAACAAGGATGTGTGTAGCATGAAAAAAGCAATCATGGCATCACTGTACCATTGTTTTTCCACTGACGAAAATCCACAACATGAACTTTGTCCTGCTGGAGAGAGCTCGTGGTGTTTCTTTCAGGAAGCGCTGGCGAAGCACCAAGTTCCAGGTCCACACAAACACCTCATCCACACACCCCTCAATGAGGAGAAGTTAGCTGCACACCTGTTGCCCATTTATGAGAGACTTTCTGAAGAACACCTACTCAGCAGATGTGTTTCTGgcaagacacaaaatgccaatGAGTGTCTCCACAGCCTCATTTGGTCAAGATGTGCTAAGGACCACTTTGCTTCCCGCAGTCGTGTTGAGTTTGCAGTCTTGACTGCTATTAGAGAGTTCAACTTTggacctgctgctgctgccgactCTGCCCAGTTCTTCGGATTCCAGACTGGACATCACATGAAGAGGCTTGGAGCAGCCAGGATGCACAAGAGGGTGCGGAACAGTCTGAAGGCTGTGAGAGACAAGCAAAGTAAAAGGAGAGACAAAGTGCGGGCAGCCAAGTCAAAGAGACTGGAAGAACTTGTTCAGCTGGAAGGTGGCCCTGCATATGCTGCAGGCATGTTCTAA
- the LOC138959192 gene encoding uncharacterized protein: MTQSKTMPRRADFVCLICGLFLLSCTAKDEPEKLVPLTDSDLLYQSRSAVGDAFIPATFQQTFLFIYAKKETGQCNDLTVYYHLLDAALHTSEKQLPQICHVQDTQDTVTGQLVVSDVEEHGQNILVNVTLMYDQGQSKILERCKDTVHEHFEQTNSSLTEPLRDTFSPMYCPAIYTESGALLVHSGYFCRDANQIQTQAYSQGSSTPIIVCEFCPVGEEKWPGSNVCTPCQQGFYKSDEAAVLCTPCPAGYVTMFNGSTSRHDCSLRACDAGTYANATEQGVCKACPFGTFQPERWQQFCVSCPAGFTAYQEAAVSLDVCLPDCKAGQEYSNTTQTCEPCPTGYYNDDLDPSRFTCAVCPMEFITARTRASSLSECTVRNCTVMGQYRDAADNVCRECPRGQWQNQKWQTFCYSCDVGLTTEYTGASDPAACYQSEEGPTFQDNDNVVIGMLAVLVALVIGNLVVVGYCLFVRRHHQLVIPVSTSGDGEEIGGESWKASNRRGSWEYQDIDLYDIIRDVLPHSAISSGNAVTSQSTFRPIDSGAEAAAAAPAAAASTSRAAAKDFDAIIYTEQRKYAVACSAGQKDLVDLQTESAAVFSIADTEDDPIYDDVINTCPIYENAETLALGTSLYASSRPSRQDILY, encoded by the exons ATGACACAAAGCAAGACGATGCCAAGGAGAGCTGATTTTGTTTGTCTAATTTGTGGATTGTTCCTGCTGTCATGTACTGCC AAAGACGAGCCAGAGAAGCTTGTTCCTCTAACAG ATTCTGACCTCTTATACCAGTCGAGGTCTGCGGTTGGAGATGCCTTCATACCCGCGACTTTTCAGCAGACCTTCCTCTTCATATACGCCAAGAAAGAAACTGGGCAGTGCAACGACTTGACCGTCTATTATCACCTACTGGACGCTGCTCTGCACACAAGTGAAAAGCAGTTACCCCAAATCTGCCATGTGCAAGATACGCAGGACACTGTCACTGGGCAGCTCGTTGTTTCCGACGTTGAAGAACATGGTCAAAAT ATTCTCGTGAACGTCACACTGATGTACGACCAGGGTCAGAGCAAGATCTTGGAGAGGTGCAAAGACACGGTGCACGAGCATTTCGAGCAGACCAACTCGTCTCTCACCGAGCCCCTCAGAGATACGTTCTCCCCTATGTACTGCCCAGCCATTTACACAGAGAGTGGGGCCCTGTTGGTACATTCTGGATACTTCTGTCGTGATGCAAATCAGATACAGACCCAGGCATACTCTCAAGGCTCCTCCACGCCTATTATTGTTTGCG AGTTCTGCCCGGTGGGTGAGGAGAAGTGGCCAGGGTCCAACGTGTGCACACCATGCCAGCAAGGGTTCTACAAGAGCGACGAGGCAGCGGTTCTCTGTACCCCGTGTCCTGCCGGTTACGTCACCATGTTCAACGGGTCCACCTCCAGACATGATTGTTCTCTCC GAGCATGTGACGCTGGAACTTACGCAAACGCAACGGAGCAAGGTGTGTGCAAGGCATGTCCGTTCGGCACGTTCCAACCGGAGAGATGGCAGCAATTCTGTGTCTCGTGTCCTGCGGGCTTCACCGCGTATCAGGAGGCTGCTGTCAGCCTTGATGTGTGTCTCC cTGACTGCAAAGCGGGCCAAGAATATTCCAACACCACCCAGACCTGCGAGCCCTGTCCTACGGGATATTACAACGATGACCTTGacccgtctcgtttcacgtgcGCGGTGTGTCCTATGGAATTCATCACGGCGAGGACAAGAGCCTCCTCTCTCAGCGAATGCACTGTTC GAAACTGCACAGTGATGGGTCAGTATCGTGACGCCGCGGACAACGTGTGCCGGGAGTGTCCACGCGGCCAGTGGCAGAATCAGAAGTGGCAGACATTTTGTTACAGTTGCGACGTCGGCCTCACCACCGAATATACGGGTGCTTCGGATCCTGCCGCATGTTACC AATCAGAGGAGGGGCCGACATTTCAAGACAACGACAACGTGGTCATCGGCATGCTAGCGGTGTTGGTAGCTCTGGTCATTGGCAATCTAGTTGTCGTCGGCTATTGCCTCTTTGTTAG GCGACACCACCAGCTCGTTATCCCTGTCAGCACCTCAGGGGACGGCGAAGAAATCGGCGGCGAGTCGTGGAAGGCGAGCAACCGCAGAGGGTCATGGGAGTACCAAGACATCGACCTGTATGACATCATTCGTGACGTCTTACCTCACTCCGCCATCAGCAGTGGGAACGCCGTGACGTCACAGTCCACGTTTCGACCCATAGACTCGGGAGCTgaggcagcagcagcagcacctGCCGCAGCAGCTTCGACGTCCAGGGCAGCGGCGAAAGACTTTGACGCCATCATCTACACAGAGCAGAGGAAGTACGCTGTAGCCTGTTCTGCGGGTCAGAAAGACCTGGTGGACCTCCAGACTGAGTCGGCCGCAGTGTTCAGCATAGCGGACACGGAGGATGACCCGATCTACGACGATGTTATCAACACCTGTCCGATTTACGAAAACGCCGAGACCCTTGCTTTGGGGACCAGCTTGTATGCCTCTTCTAGGCCTTCTCGACAGGACATTCTGTACTGA